The Isorropodon fossajaponicum endosymbiont JTNG4 genome segment AGATCTTGAGCAAATATTTACAGAGTTAGAAGATTCCGATGAAGTGTTTGAATTAGTTATATCTATTGAACAGGCGCAGTTATTAGATGCGGCTCAATTGGCATCAAAGCTTAAACCAATTTATCAATATCGGTCTCAATTTAACTTATTTTTTGAACTTGATGAACAACCAAGTGATAAAGTAATGTCGATATTAAGTGATTACCAAGTATGTCTCCAGTCTAATAAAAAACTAAAACTTGATTTAAATACTAAGTTAATCGCAAATAAACATTTGTATTTTAATCAATTACCTATTCTTTACACTTCTAACGTTTGGGATGAAAAGCAAATTCGGGATTTTTTACAAGACATATCGCTTATTAACACCAAAACTGTACTTATTTGCAAACATGCAGAAAGTGAAACGTTGAATAAAATACGAATTATTGCCGAAATACTAGGGTTTTAGTTGGTGAATGTATTACTAACTAGACCACTTTTACAAGTAAAAGAACTACAATCTATGGTGCTTAAAAGTGGCAATAAGCCACTTTTGTTTCCAACGTTAAAGCTTAATCCTATTGATGCCAAAGCAGAAAAAAGTCATTATGATGTGGTTATTTTTATTAGTACCAATGCTGTTGAACACGGCTTAAAAATTCTTAAAACAATGAGTTATCATCAGATTTTTGCAGTGGGTAGTACTACCGCCAGAAAATTAAGCGAGAATGACACAAGGATTGACGACTTTCCTAGAGAAAATGCTTCCAGTGAAACGCTTTTAGCGCTTGATAGTGTGAAGTACTTGCATCATAAAACGATTTTAATTTTTAGAGGTAGAGGCGGTAGAGAAACCTTAAAGCAAGGCCTAATTAAGCAAGATAATCAAGTTGAATACGTTGAAGTGTATGAGCGTGTGAGTCATGATATTAACGCTCTACATCGTCAATCACTTGATGAACTGTTATCAAGCAATGAAGGTATTATTAACATTACCAGCATAGACAGCATGAAATCACTAGTAGAAATATCCAGCCAAATTCTTGATATTAGTAAGCTTAAAAAATATTTATTAGTGGTTTTAAGTGACAGAATAAAAACTTATGTTAATTCAATCGGGTTTGATAAAGTATTGGTCACGCCGAATACTAATGATAATGGTATTATTTCAGTATTAACAAATCTTAATACACTTGACAAACCAGTAAAACCTAGTTAATTTATCAGCTATCTTTGATGGCTTTTGGAGGATGATGTGATTAAATTAAGCGTTTCACAAGCAGCACGTAAACTTGGGGTGAGTCGCACTCAAATTCAAGCACAAATCAATTCGGGCAAGCTGCAAACCCATGAGGGCTACGTAACAACGGATAGTATTAGGTTGGCCTATCCTAAAATAAGCTTGCATTCAGAGCAAGATAAACACATACAAAAAATGCAACAAATCAAAGCTGATGCTATGTTTAAAGCTGGTGCGGTCGATACTGCCAAACAAGAAAATGAACAAATGTTAATCAGCATCATCACCTCGCTCAAATCTAAGCTTTATAAAGAAGGGCTAAGGAATGAGCATTATGTGATGGTATTTGAAGAACTAGGTAGTCGCTTAGATATGCTTGAGAAGTGCTGCCATGCTCAAGACAAAGAACCCTTACATAAACTTCAGTATTGGGTTAAAAACCAATCTAATTTAAATTAGAAAAATGTTATGCTGTGTAACTATATTATACTTTTTGCAAGTTTAAGAGAGGGATTTGCACGATTCATTGAGTAAAAGTGAAAACTATCTACACCTTGGCTTTTGAGTGTTTGACATAAATTAGCAACCACATCAAAACCAAAACCACTAAGTGATTCTAGGTCATTTTCATATAGTTTGAGGCGCTCTAAAATCCACTTTGGAATTTGCGCACCACACATATTAGAAAAGTTAAGCAGTTGAGTGTAGTTAGTAATTGGCATAATGCCTGGTGTAATTGGGATATCTATGCCTAATTTTTGCACA includes the following:
- a CDS encoding uroporphyrinogen-III synthase, with the translated sequence MNVLLTRPLLQVKELQSMVLKSGNKPLLFPTLKLNPIDAKAEKSHYDVVIFISTNAVEHGLKILKTMSYHQIFAVGSTTARKLSENDTRIDDFPRENASSETLLALDSVKYLHHKTILIFRGRGGRETLKQGLIKQDNQVEYVEVYERVSHDINALHRQSLDELLSSNEGIINITSIDSMKSLVEISSQILDISKLKKYLLVVLSDRIKTYVNSIGFDKVLVTPNTNDNGIISVLTNLNTLDKPVKPS